TGAGGTTAATTATGATGGAGGTACACCTATTGATAAGTATTGTGATGATGGAGCATCAAGGAAAATAATATGTTGGTAGTAGTGGTATCAAGTGGTATAGTTGTCATAGCTGCTACTATGAGGATAGATTGTGAGTCTAGGTGTGTGATGTTAGAAGTTAGtattaatatatgtttgacTTGTTGCATTTCAAGGATTACGAATCATGTGGTAATTACTTATGTTTGAcgtgtttgattatggttggtATAATCTAAAGGTTTGTATCTTGTGTGATTGATTATGGTTGacataatcaatatatatatatatatatatatatatatatatatatatatatatatatatatatatatatatatatatattgttatgattgttttatcggtAGCTTACCCCACACACGTTTGTGTTTGAGAATGAAATTATCGGTGATGATCGTATAATATGTTATACGTGAGCAGATAATATTGTAGATGTTCCAGAGGCGTGATAGGCTCGAGAAAGGATGGGGAAAAATCTTGGGATTTCAATTAAAGTTATTATGTTTAAGAGTGAGACAATTGAATTGGAGTTATTTTCtacgttattttttatttgacatgAAGTAACTGAATAAGGCTTTGGAACcattatgttttgaataaaattgtGAACGTTTAAAAGTTAAGTTTTTGAAAAGTACGTTTCCGCActgtgataaattttaaattttatcggTTTTGTTATAACCTGTGACATTTGAAAAATTGGGGTGATACATTCAGGGTTAGTCTTGACGTGTGTTTGAGATTGGAGCATGAATGGGTGTTGGGATGTACTTGAGTTTGTGGTTGATGAGCATAAGAGTGGAGTAATAagtctacttgttgtacctagtaaatctAGTTTTTGTGTGGATAGGTACTTCCTTATGCCTTGTGTGCAAAGGAAGGGTTGTTCAGGTATTGAACCTTCCTTGTATGGGGGTGATGGTGTTTCTTTGTTCTTGTGTGGCAAGAATAGATGTTCCTTAGCTGGATTGCGAGAATACTCTACCACATCTGTAAGGGAGGCTACAGATGATCTGTAAGGGAGACTACAAGTGGCTTGTAGGGGAGGCTATAGATGGCATGTAAGGGAGGCTTCAGGTGGGTAAGTGTtcccaatgaggagcattggtatcTTAAAGCTACTgtaaagttttgatgatgataaaagctGGAGAATTGAAGACTCTAAGTGCATCTTTGTTAAAACGCATTTTGTAGAAACAAATGTATAGGATAAATTGTAATGATGTANAAACTCTTAGAAGTTTTCGTATTTAGTAAGTCATcacgtaaataatcgattattgcacagaataatcgattatctctgtCTGATTCAGTATTGCCTAAGtatctggaataatcgattgttcctcaagataatcgattatcacattttttataacCCCATAGCagacacaaataatcgattatcacttatgataatagattatttctGGCAGCTGGGAAATGacttttcagtttctgaccctaGGCTTATAAATAGGTTTTTACACAACTCTTAgaattttaacttttcattttgagAGTATTAGAGCTTTGTGCCTAAGGGAAGCTCTCTTTGTGAGTGAAAAGGATCTATGCCATTTTGAGAATACAATTTGTCTAAGGAAGTTCTCAAAGTGATatcttgcttggtcttgtgaataggagaagctcgcgcttTGTGTGTCAAAGATCGGATTGGTTCTCTTAAAGTTGGCAAAGTTGTTGCTTCCGGTTCTTACGTCGAAGGAAGCtcttccagttcgtttgtcgaaggaattTACTCACTGTttcggttcgtttgtcgaaggaaggtgttttctattcttttctcatttcattatcttgtaatctatacaactatatttttagtgaaaacgttaatcactctttatagtgattaacaactgaaCATAGAATCTTTttattcgaaccagtataaaaattctgTGTGAacttttctactccctacaatCTTTAAAATTTCGCACATcaactatttaataaaatttctttaagaaaaggaattttataaaatggaccattttaatttaagttgtGACCGAACATGCTTTTCGCTTATTAATTCTATTCCATTGTGCAACTATAAACAAGATACCAATTGTATCTGATACCCaaaattggtatcagagcttgctttgatagtttttcaattttttcgaAAATGGGCAGTTATAACCAAAtgtatgctgagggtgcttctattgatAGACCTCCTTTGTTTACGGGGAAAaattatgctttttggaaaataagaatgcaaatttttttgGAGTCTATTGATAGGGgtatctgggaagctgtacaaaatagTCCTTTTATTCCTACTGTAAATTTGAATggtgtagaggaagaaaaaccatatttacaatggactgctgaagaaaatagacgagcccaatttgatataaaagctcgcaatataataTCCTCTGCTTTGGTATTAGATGATTTTTATAGGACTTCAGTGTGTAAAACGGCTCAGGAGATGTGGGAAGTTCTTCAAGTAACCCATGAAGGTATCGACGATGTGAAACGTGCTAGGAAGAACACCCTGATacaggagtatgagatgttcaggaTGCAACAGGGTGAAAACATCGCTGATGTGCAAAAACGCTTCACAAATGTCATCAACCATATTTTTGGTTTAGGTAAGAAATTTGACAATGacgaattaaatgttaaaattttgaaatctttgaacaGGATGTGGCAGCCAAAGGTTACTGCGATAATTGAGTCCCAAGACTTGACGTCCATGCCTATGGctgtgctttttggaaagttgagagagcacGAGCTCGAGTTGAATAGGCTAAGTGTTGAGGAAGcccaaggaaagaagaaaacattagCCCTCAAAACTAAAAGTTCTAAAGGCATGAGTTCAGAAAAGGATGAGGAATATGATGATGAAGactcaaacaacaaaaaaatgatttgcatgctcagaaaattcaacaaGTTCATGAATTCGAAAGGCAAGGAACAAATTAAAACGGACCAAAAGAAGAAACAACGATCTTCTTCAAATTATAAGtgttatggttgcggagaaaaAGGACATGTTAATGCAGATTGTCCAAACTTCAAAAAggctgaagaaaagaagtttttcaagaagaaaaaagtttacaTTGTTTGGGAAGATAATGCATCAAACACTTCTAGTTCTAgtgattctgttgaagaagcaaacTTATGTTTGACAGCTAACGTTGATGACActgcaagccaagtaagttgCTCTAACCTTGACACTAGTGAATTTGATGtacaaaaagcttttcttgaattgcttgatgaatctgaaaaattgaatgctgctcataaaaatttgaaaaaggaatttaaggaattgcaaattaaatatgagaagGTATTAGATAAGGAagtaattttgagaaataaaatttgcaacATAGAAATGAAATAGTCTTCAAATATTGAACATCATGTTGAATGTCTTTCATGTAAAAGTCACATGCTTGATATTGATGTTCTTGAAAATCTACTTGAAGTTGCAACTAGAAATTATAATGCTGAAATGCCTATACCTGTTAAAAAggtttataaaaacaaaagggtttttaaaagtaagaaccaaattaaaagaaccCGTAGGGTATGggtagaaaaagaaattgtttgtTATAGAGATTTAGATGTTGtcaaatgtttttattgtatgaaaaagggacacacttctaacaaatgtagaattaaacattttgatgttcctaatggaaaatatgcttggattcctgTTATCAAGTAATCTGTCTCTAACATCAAAGGATCCAAATgagattatgggtaccaaaactctattgttttgttttgcagaTTAAGTTTTCAAAGGAAAAGAACATTGTATGGTATCCTGGTAATTTTTAAGAgctttaaaaatgatttatgaaTGCTAGATGTGTCTTAGGTTGAAAACTTGGCCCAAATTTGTGTTTTTCAGAAATtaacgtaaataatcgattatctcgacCTCAATATTtggattttaacaatttttcttgtaaataatcgattatttaaagtaataatcgattatcttaagtctcattgtaaaaaaaaaaaaaaatttttaaGAGTCTGTTTTCTTAAAGGGGACTATTACATTTAGGGGAAGtaatttgaatgaattaaaagaactgaaattctttttaaattacctAATTTAGGGGGAGGATaaagtttagattttttaaaaggGGTGAAATTTTTTGAgatcttttgtaataattttgtgATAAGTGGAAATTATTTGAGGGGGAGAAAAAATTGAGGGGAAGTACTTCCGCTTTTAACTTTTtgcttataataaaaaaaggggagaaaaCTTCTAATTTAATTAGTGCAGTTATTACTAACATGTTTGTATGTTTGTAAGTATGAAATCTGTGCATGAAATTAGAAATGCTTTTAACAAgaagatattttttatcatcataaaaaagggggagattgttaccaatgaggagcattggtatcTTAAAGCTACAgtaaagttttgatgatgatgatgataaaagcTGGAGAATTGAAGACTCTAAGTGCATCTTTGTTAAAACGCATTTTGTAGAAACAAATGTATAGGATAAATTGTAATGATGTAAAAACTCTTAGAAGTTTTCGTATTTAGTAAGTTATCAcgtaaataattgattattgcacAAAATGATCGATTATCTTTGTCTGATTCAGTATTGTCCAAGTCTCTAGAATATTTGATTGTTCCTcaggataattgattatcacattttttaaaaccccATAACgtacacaaataatcgattatcacttacgaTAATAGATTATTTCTGGCAATTGGGAAATAACTTTTCAGTTTCTAACCCTGGGCTTATAAATGGGTTTTTCCACATCTCTTAgaattttaacttttcattttgagAGTATTAGAGCTTTATGCCTAAGGGAAACTCTTTATGAGTGAAAAGGATCTATGCCATTTTGAGAATACAATTTGTCTAAGGAAGTTCTCAAAGTGATAGAGTGCtcttgcctggtcttgtgaatagAAGAAGCCTGCGCTCTGTGTGTCAAATgtcagagcggttctcttcaagttggtagagttgTTGCTTCCagttcgtgtgtcgaaggaaaCTCTTCCGGTTcatttgtcgaaggaagttactcactgcaTTCTTCCAGTTCATTTGTCGAAGGAATGTGTTTTCTATTCTTtgctcatttcattatcttgtaatctatacaactatatttttagtgaaaacgtTAATCACTcttgattcgaaccagtataaaaattttgtGTGTGAATTTTTCTACTCGCTACACTCTTTATAATTTCGCACATCAactgtttaataaaatttctttaagaaaaataattttataaaacaaaccattttaatttaagttgtgaccgaacacgctttccgcttattAATTCTATTCCGTTGCGCAACTCTAAACAAGATACCTATTGTATCTGATACCCACAGTGAGGTGGGGTACAAGAGTGAGACTGAATCTTTCCACTAAGATGTTATGGTTTTGTGGAGGCTCATGGTGGTGGTCATGATGAGGTTATTCATTATGGTGGTACATGTGTTGGTGATCGTAGTGACGATGATGCTCTGAGGAATGCTATGATGATAATGATGGTATCATGTGATGTAGTTAGCATAAGGGTTGTTGAAAAGATAGATGGTTAGTCTATATTTATGATGTTCGTGATATCGTTTAGGATCGAGGATCAATGATCGAGTGATTTAAgatgattgaattgttttgtgTTATAGGATTAGGAATTATATGGTTAATACTTCTATGTATGAGGTGTTTGATTATGATTGATATAATCAATATGTAAGTAtcttgttttatgatttttatcgATAGCTTACTCTATACCTGTTCGTATTTATGTGTTATGAATGATATTGTCGGCAatgatcgtataatgtgttataTGTGAATAGATGATGTTGGAGATGTTGTTGAGACATGACAGATTCGAGAGATGACGAGGGACAAACTtgagattttcttttaaagttattGTGTTTGAACTTTTGAGGCAATGTAATTATAGTTCTTTATTTCCCtcgttattttcattattttttaataatgtagtTAGATAAAGGTTTtgaaactattatatttttaataaattatacatgTTTAATTAACGAGGTTTTTGAAAAGTACATTTCCGCATTATGATAATAGTTCTAAATTTATCGATTTTTGTTACAACTCGTAACATCTTAAATTTGGGGCGTTACAGAAAACATACCTAATACATCATGCATGCATTTAAGCCTCAAATACCCATATGAACAGACCTTGATACATACATTACATCACCTGAATCATCCAAATCCCATCATTATACAGATTATAACCCTAACAAACCCAATATTCTACATATGATTATCATACCcttttataacatatatttgcatgGTAAAACCCCCAAATATCATAACTTTGTTCCCCTTTAGCATCCAACCCTATTATGGAATAACCCAACAAAAACCATAGATACATTCATAGGGAAAACCTAACAGAAATGTTACATAAACTCTATCTTCATACATACAGAAACCCTTACCCAACCATAACCACAAATGATCATAACCATAATCATGTATACTTGCATCAAAACAAAGTTTATTAATCAAGATAATAAAGAACATataacatacaacaaacaacaaGGGTAAGTTTCCCTACTCCAAAAACACCACAAATCTACCCTTACATTAATGTTTTATGTAGTTTCTTTGCATCCCTTCTAgaaaatctctctctctctctccctatCTCTCTCTTTTCCATTTGATGTAGGATTTCTAGAGTTTCTAAACAAATGCTCCCTTTTTCCTATGTCTTAGTATTTATAAATCACCCAAatcttattttctaatattcCCTCACTTAaagtaacatatttttaaatccaaatctctatctttcttctcttccacATTTAGcccttatctcttttattttatttaatttaacttgcATGCTTTTACTTCCTATATTcccattatttaatttatagaccaattaataaagaataaatataattttgccCCTatgcaaaataataaacaaaacaaaggtTTTTCTCAActcttttttttcctataattaAACTCACACTCattcaatcataaatcatcCTTCCATCAACAAGTCAAcacatcattttaataatattacacACACAAATCACCAAATGAACAACATACCAATCATGTCTTACAATTAAGTAAtgataacattaaataattaacaaaacaaattataattctatGAAATACCTAAACAACATCAATCACCAATTACACAGCAATAATATTCAATCTTAAAACCACTTTATTTCTAATTACTACATTGTTATTAGGTCTTATAAACTTTATCTGTGAATAGCCACAGAAGTGGTAGTTTTGCCATCgaacataatttataaaataaaattttgaaaataatttagttaacaataaaattttaaaaaatgtaaactgTAGTGAAAttggattaaaataaattatcaaaatttaaacatattaatttgattttatttatttctttaatattttaatattaattatttgattattttactcCTATATTTACATGGTTGAATTAAAATACGTTGAGTTTTAGGATTTTTCTCGCGATACtgcagaaaaaaatttcaaaagaaatttgtattatttttaatgatttttttgcattagtatttgattatttttatctctGTACTCGTTGAATTTCCGTCATCAGAAACAAAGACAATTTTTTAGATATAATCTTATTTTGAAACACGCTTGAATAACAAATGTAAGTAAATGATTAATTTAGTCctcctttcaatttttttcatattagttttacattaaaataaataaatctctaaattcagttattaataaaagaatataaagggagaaataattaaacatcattcattattttttttaaaacgtcacagaaaataaaataagacacgCGCGCACACACCAAGGATACTATACACACTACACAGAGACACTGAGCTTACTTTACTTTTACCCCATTCCTGTGCAGCTTCATGGGATTGAACTGCCATCATCACTTTGCACCGTTCAAACACCCTCACAATTCTGCAACTTTTTCTGCAGATTCTCATTCCATCTTCCCTTTTGGGTGAACTAGCCGTCTCAATGAGGCTCTTCCAGTTTCCACTCTGCTCCTGAACTGGTAtctctctccttctctctcCCCCTTTTTTTGGGGGTAACTGGGGTTGTGTGGAAATCTGAAAAATCTTTGCTTTATGGGTTTGATTGTTGAACTGAAGAGTGCCCTTGTTGAGACTTTTAGAGACTGAGCTGGGGATAGAACAAGGACATGCCTTTTATGCTCCTAGGACCTTGATTTGTCTGTTGGAGGAATACAAACTCgagcttttttcttttttatggatGAAGTTTCTTGGACCTGAAACACGTTCTTTTGCTCTGTTTCGTTGCttgaaactttatttttgtataattgttgttgctgctgttggTCATCATGGTATTGCTGAATTTAAGATTTCCATTTGCTCGAATCTGAGAGTTGGAAGGGATGTGGGTGGCAGATTTTTTTCCGTTTCCCATTTTGTCATCCATGAATTATGCGTGTTCCCGAATGTGAgattaatactttttattttatcatttttctgtcaggttttaaatgttttaattttgtggCTTGTTCATTGGTAAATGATTGTGTTTTCTTATATTGAGTTGAGAATATCAAgctttttgttgatgttattcaTGGTAGTGTCTATCACTCTTGTATGTTTTTCTGATTATGTGGTGCGGTTAAGTTTTATTCAATGCAATATTAGTTTCGTCCATATTATTGAACAtagacattatatatatatatatatagcgttatatttttcttctttttggttttttctttttcttttttttttcttttattttttgcgtTCTATTCACGCccttttgtttaaataaaacataacttCAGGTTAATCGAAAGATGGAGCGCACCAGGCTAAACATGAGAGGCCGTTGCTCTGGTTCAACTCCCTCAGAAGAATCTGCTTTGGATCTTGAAAGAAACTGTTGCAGTCATTCCAATCTGCCTTCCCTTAGCCCACCAACGCTTCAACCCTTTGCTTCAGCTGGACAGCATTGTGAGAGCAGTGCTGCTTACTTCTCATGGCCAAGCCGCTTGAATGATGCTGCTGAAGAAAGAGCAAACTACTTTTTAAACCTACAAAAGGGGGTGCTACCTGAAACCCCTGGTCGGCTGCCAAAGGGGCATCAGGCCACCACATTACTTGAACTTATGACAATCAGGGCATTTCACAGCAAGATACTGCGTTGTTACAGCCTTGGAACAGCAATTGGTTTTCGCATACGACAAGGTGTATTAACAGACATTCCTGCCATTCTAGTGTTTGTTTCCAGGAAAGTTCACAAGCAATGGCTAAGTCCAATCCAGTGCCTACCTACTGCTCTTGAGGTTCTCAAAGATTTTCAATTGAACCTCCCTGATTCAAATTTGgagtttgaaatatttttaaatgtatcaTAAATAGCTGTTAAGTTGTTCTATAGTGCATACTGATGctgttaaaatcaatttttaatttctgaaCCAGGGCCCTGGTGGAGTATGGTGTGATGTGGATGTGGTGGAGTTTTCTTATTTCGGTGCACCTGAGCCAGTTCCAAAAGAACAGCTGTACACAGAGATTGTAGATAACTTGCGTGGGGGTGATCCATACATCGGTTCAGGATCTCAGGTGTTTCTGGGATTTCTTAGTTATTGTTTCCTGTGGAAGGACCATTCTAGTTTTACAAAAGATTAGCTGAGTCAATTACTATTGCATATATGTGATGATTAAAGGAGCACttttagcattttcatttagAAACCACACTGTGTAACTACTGtcctttaattttatcaaagaacTTATTCATTTGCTTTGGAGGTTTATTGTGGTCAGAGTCTTTTCTGCGGGAGTCTAGCTTTGCAGTTTACGCTTgcaaattcaacaaaacatattAAGTTTTCTGAAGACTGACTTTAATCATGTTTTAATTGGACCTATCCTTTATTAATCTCATTATTGGACTCTCTATGGCCAGGTCTATGGCCTGAATTAgcaataaatttttgaaaaccagAAATACAGACCTTGATATTTTGTTGGTCTAAGAAAGCAATCATTTGAGATATTTTAACAGTGAAATTAGTATGATCCTCAATCCCCtgtgattttgaatttaatttgtatgaCGTATCCATACCACATAATCCCAACCTATGAAATACCAATTCTTTAGTGATATGTGTATGTGAAGTTCAACGCTTTAAGCATTTATATAAATCCAGTACAACAATAggaaatatgtttatatatagtGTAGATATATCCAAAGACCACCCCTTTATGAACCAAAATTGGAAATTGTTCTCTATATGAATGGCTTCAAGAAAGAAATGAGATTGGTGGTAGTACtattcttatataatttatgatgACAATAAGATTAGTATGCATCATAGGAATTAATTTGTGATGacaatgatttataatttactttagtataaatatatttttaatttggatttgCAGAATTGCAATTATATAATggaaattttatacatttttgaATATGTATATTAGATGTATCATAtcctatatatttttataataattgtattgCATCCAATGCATGCATTGTATCTTAACTGAGCTGAATGTCAGCATTCTAAGTCATccataattatcataaaatagcTCTCTTGTTATCCGATAATAGTTCTTTTGATTTCTTCAGAAATTAGTGCAGTTCATAGAAGCATCTCTAGTAGCAAATTTCTGTATGCTTCTTTTGATCAATATATTGGCCTCTAAGCACTTACTTTCTTAGTTCAGGTGGCAAACCAAGAGACGTATGGAACTTTGGGTGCCATCGTGAAAAGCCAAACAGGCAGTCGACAAGTTGGTTTTCTCACAAACCGTCATGTAGCAGTTGATCTAGACTATCCAAATCAAAAGATGTTTCATCCTCTTCCACCCACTTTGGGGCCTGGGGTTTATCTTGGTGCAGTAGAGAGAGCAACTTCATTTATAACGGATGAGCTTTGGTATGGCATATTTGCTGGAATAAATCCAGGTAACACAGTTTTAGGATTCTGATTGATTTAATTGGGTTACTTACATTTTTACTCTCCACAGTCCGTCACTCATCTTGATGTGTTTTTCTTGCAGAGACTTTTGTGAGAGCTGATGGTGCATTCATTCCTTTTGCTGATGACTTTGATATGTGCACTGTTACTACTTCAGTGAGGGGCGTTGGAGATATTGGTGATGTGAAAATAATTGACCTACAGGCTCCAATCAATAGCCTTATTGGAAAACAAGTGGTGAAGGTTGGAAGAAGCTCCGGCTTGACTGCAGGAGTTGTTTTGGCTTATGCCCTAGAGTACAATGATGAGAAAGGCATATGCTTTCTTACAGATCTTCTTGTTGTCGGTGAGAACCAACAAACTTTTGACCTTGAAGGAGATAGTGGAAGCCTCATCATGTTAAAAGGTGACAATGGTGAGAAACCACAGCCAATTGGGATAATATGGGGAGGAACTGCTAACAGGGGCCGCCTTAAGTTAAAAGTTGGGCAACCTCCTGAGAATTGGACTAGTGGAGTGGATCTAGGGCGACTTCTCAATCTACTTGAACTTGATTTGATAACCACTGAAGAAGGACTTAAAGGTTTTTCACTCCTTTCCTAATAGTTTAGGgttcctctattttttttctcttttaaatttagCATTGTCAAATATGGGATTAGAATTTACCTTAGGGTGGTTTATTCCCATGTATGATGCATGGATACAATACAAGTACCAGATACTATGCATATCTCATACAacctatatgtttattttggaaataatAAGATatgatacataatatatatacatgttgaaaaatgtatacaaattattaaaaacttgaTAAATATATGATTGCAATTGTGGGAATCCAAACTAAAATCACATGTATTGTCgaaatcaaatattataaatcattGTCATCATAAAAGTTTTAGTGCTTTATAAATTAGATGTTTCATTGATAAGTATCAGATATGGATAAAGTATTCTAAACTATCGGATATTAGTAGAGTATCCTAAAATATCAGATACAGATACATGTTGGATACATTTATATGACACAAATTAAAGTATTAGTATATCATAGATTATGAATACCAAAGGTACTTCTATATTAATTGAGCTTAAAAGAAGCCCACAAAATGATCTGGTGGTATTGACGGTAATTTTAGTGGTGCTTGAAGGGATGTTGATGACCTTAATAGGGTTAGTTTCTTTACATGTCTAAAACCAACTAGACAAATCATTTTCTTAAGACCGTTTACTATATTACTGTGGCACTGCTTATTTAAAATGAagatggtgttaaaatatggACACAACTCATGTAGGTATTATATGGAGACAGGTCTGAAAAGATTGCTTTTTATATTGATTAGGATTATTTTCTGCTGTTATTTCTTGTAGTGGCAGTACAAGAACAAAGAGCCGTGTCAACCACAGTAATAGGCTCTACTGTTGGTGATTCTTCACCTCCTGACGGCATGCTTCCAAAAGACAAAGCTGAGGACAAATATGAGCCACTTGGTCTTCAAATTCAGTCTATTCCGGTAGGAGTTGCACCTAGCAGCCAAGACATGAAGCCATCAATCATGGAGACTGAATTTAAATTAGAAGATGGAATCAAGGTTGGTCCCAGTATCGAACACCAGTTCATCCCGAGCTTCATTGGTCGGTCTCCGTTGCACAAGAACAGCATACATGACAGAATTGCAGCAGAGAATTTGTCTTCATTAAGGAATAACTGTGATGAAGATTTGTGTGTTTCATTGCAGCTTGGTGACAATGAGGCAAAGAGAAGGCGCTCTGAAGCCTCAACTAGTACTGAGGAGCCTCAGTGAAacaatcattatttttcataagcTGGAAAAGAACTGACTTATAAGTTTAATCACTCCAGAATGTGTTGTTTATGACCACTGTGGTGTGTGTTTATGCTTAGCAGCTCTGAAAATTGTCAATGATTTATGGTCTTGAAGGGCTATTTAGTTTCTGAAAACGCCTGAAACTCTGAACTAAAGTATGTCACTTTTGAATGAATGTGTGCATACTTTGCCAGTTAACTGCTAGCTCACATTCTATGGCACTGACAATTACGTATATATTCTGATGAACGGATGGCTTGAGTTGGCCTTTTATGTGTTACTTCCCCTTTTcagcaaaatataaaattagcataatttcaaaagaatttcttttattggatTGGTTATCAAAGTGTTCGGAGTAAATTACTTGTTTGAACCAAAATTGCAACCTATCTTCCC
This DNA window, taken from Vigna radiata var. radiata cultivar VC1973A chromosome 5, Vradiata_ver6, whole genome shotgun sequence, encodes the following:
- the LOC106762367 gene encoding uncharacterized protein LOC106762367 — encoded protein: MERTRLNMRGRCSGSTPSEESALDLERNCCSHSNLPSLSPPTLQPFASAGQHCESSAAYFSWPSRLNDAAEERANYFLNLQKGVLPETPGRLPKGHQATTLLELMTIRAFHSKILRCYSLGTAIGFRIRQGVLTDIPAILVFVSRKVHKQWLSPIQCLPTALEGPGGVWCDVDVVEFSYFGAPEPVPKEQLYTEIVDNLRGGDPYIGSGSQVANQETYGTLGAIVKSQTGSRQVGFLTNRHVAVDLDYPNQKMFHPLPPTLGPGVYLGAVERATSFITDELWYGIFAGINPETFVRADGAFIPFADDFDMCTVTTSVRGVGDIGDVKIIDLQAPINSLIGKQVVKVGRSSGLTAGVVLAYALEYNDEKGICFLTDLLVVGENQQTFDLEGDSGSLIMLKGDNGEKPQPIGIIWGGTANRGRLKLKVGQPPENWTSGVDLGRLLNLLELDLITTEEGLKVAVQEQRAVSTTVIGSTVGDSSPPDGMLPKDKAEDKYEPLGLQIQSIPVGVAPSSQDMKPSIMETEFKLEDGIKVGPSIEHQFIPSFIGRSPLHKNSIHDRIAAENLSSLRNNCDEDLCVSLQLGDNEAKRRRSEASTSTEEPQ